GCAGCATCAAAAAATGGCTGGAATTATTTGAATCGTTCTATCTGATATTCAAAATCGCGCCATGGACGAAAAAAATTTCACGCTCAATACTGAAAGAAAAGAAAATTTATCTTTTCAATTATCCCGAAATTGAGGACGAAAGTTCCAGATTCGAGAATATGGCGGCGCTGGAACTTACCAGAGCAATGCATTACTGGAACGAGGCGGGCTGGGGGAGATTCACTCTTCACTACATAAGGAATAAAGAAAAAAAAGAAGTGGATTTCCTGATCGCGGATAAAAACAAGCCTGTCCTGCTGATTGAAACAAAACTCAATGAAACCGCGCCGGCCAAAAATATCATTGATTTTCAAAACGTGCTGAATATTCCCGCTGTCCAGCTCGTAAATAAAGACAGCGTTTTCAAAATCGTCAAAAACAATCAGAATAACATTCTAATCGTCACAGCTCATCAATGGCTGTCTTCCCTCCCGTAGCCAACAGCTCTTTAACACACAACATTATTAAGTGCAGTCAGAGGCGTTGACCGATTATACTTTCTTAATATTTCCCCTATGCCGGTTTGGTTTTATTTTTATTTTTATTTTTTTCCTGTTTTGCTTTTTTTTGATTTGACCGCTTGTTCTTGTCCTTTTGTCCGCCTTTGTCACCCATTTGAATCCTCCTTTCTGCTACAGAAACAACGATGCTCTATTGTACCACCATAACAACCTGATGAATAGATGCAATTATTCTATATCGCCAGGAATGGTAGCTTTTCAAGCAGTGATTTCTATCTTAACCCGGCCTGCCGGCAGAGCGGCGTTTACCAATTAAACAGCACTAAAATGTCTAATGCCAGTCTGCCGGAGTTTAAGCGGAGCAGGGGTCACTAATCCTCTTTGAGTAGTTGTTGTTTTGCCTTGTTTGCTTTTTACTTTTTCTTTAACTGTTCTTTCAGATACTTACTAATATCCGTAATTCGGTTTCAGTGTTTACTTATGAAACCTTTTTGACATTGATTGCTTTCAAACCTTTGTCGCCGGTTGCGGAATCGAATTCTACGATATCCCCTTCCTGCAAAGATCCGGATGCAATATCATTTTTGTGAACGAACAGGTCTTTGCTGTTGTCGTCCGGTGTGATAAAACCGAAATTCTTTTGTTCGTTGAAAAACTTAACTGTACCTTTCATAATAATAGCCTCCTAAATTTGGCTGTGCATTGAAAAAAAACATAATTGTCTTTTTCATCAATTGGCCTAGTATACATCATTTGGGCCAAATAGCAAGCTACAATATAGCATTCTACGCGAATGTTAGCTTTTTTATTTGAAAAATATTACTGCTGTTTTCAACAGAATGTGTGACTATGCCCAGAATGCCTGTCCGCCGCAGCCTCTGTCCAGCGACCCGTGGTGAGTCCTTCGATTTCACTCAGGATGCTGAGCCTGTCGAAGCACGAAGTCGAACCAAGGAGGATCAAGGGCGCCGCCGTTCTTCTCTTATATTAAATGTTTGCTAATAAACTTAGATATTATTTGAAAATATTCTTCTTTATTTTCGGCCGGGCTAGATGCAATGTGCATTGTAAATTCATAAAATTCTTGTATACCAACTTTTAACCATTTTCCGTTTTTATCCATAAATACCAATAAAGTCGTCATTGCAATTCTCTTATTCCCATTTTGAAACGGATGATTTTTAATCATTAAATAGAAAAGCACAGTTGCTTTTGATACTAGCCCAGTGTATAGCATTTTTTTTGAGAAGGTCTGAAATGGTACTAGCAAACAGCTTTCTAAAATGTTGGGATATCTAGAATTAAACGCAGGAATTGGCTCATCATAGTTAAGTTTTTTTCTTGCCAATTCATATGAAATATACTCAACTTCCTTAATAGTAATTCCTTTAATCATCGCCATTTTTTGAATTTCCTAACTTTCTCAAAACTTCACCATATTCTGATACGACTTTCTCTACAGCTTTTTCTACCTGTATTTTGTTTTTTTTACGCAGTTCATCACCCTGCACATTTTCAACCGGAATAGCATAATTCCTACCGATTTTTATTGCAGTTATGTCTCCCTTTTTGATTCTCTTGAAAACTGCTATCCTGCTTATTCCCAAAATTTTAGCCAATTCCGCTGTTGAGAGAAATTCCTTTTTAGACATATGCCCTCCATAATTGTATTAGTTAACACTGGTTAACCTTCCTTATAACGTTAACATTCGTTAACCTGTCTGTCAATGGTTAACCTCTGTTAACTATTTGGAATGTTATATCAGCGGACTACCACATTAACGGGTTAATACGTGTTATTCACATCGGCGAATTTGATGAATAGTATAAAAATGCCGGAGATTGACTACCCTTCTACACGAATGTTAGCTTTTTTATGGTGAAATTATTACTGCTGTTTTGAACAGAATGTGTGACCTATTGTAAAATTATTCTTTTTTCAAATATTCTGTAA
The sequence above is a segment of the Candidatus Omnitrophota bacterium genome. Coding sequences within it:
- a CDS encoding cold shock domain-containing protein, which encodes MKGTVKFFNEQKNFGFITPDDNSKDLFVHKNDIASGSLQEGDIVEFDSATGDKGLKAINVKKVS
- a CDS encoding type II toxin-antitoxin system death-on-curing family toxin → MAMIKGITIKEVEYISYELARKKLNYDEPIPAFNSRYPNILESCLLVPFQTFSKKMLYTGLVSKATVLFYLMIKNHPFQNGNKRIAMTTLLVFMDKNGKWLKVGIQEFYEFTMHIASSPAENKEEYFQIISKFISKHLI
- a CDS encoding helix-turn-helix domain-containing protein yields the protein MSKKEFLSTAELAKILGISRIAVFKRIKKGDITAIKIGRNYAIPVENVQGDELRKKNKIQVEKAVEKVVSEYGEVLRKLGNSKNGDD